Proteins from one Cicer arietinum cultivar CDC Frontier isolate Library 1 chromosome 3, Cicar.CDCFrontier_v2.0, whole genome shotgun sequence genomic window:
- the LOC101514002 gene encoding 26S proteasome regulatory subunit 4 homolog A produces MGQGTPGGLNRQGLPGDRKPDGSDKKDKKFEPAAPPARVGRKQRKQKGPESAARLPTVTPLSKCKLRLLKLERIKDYLLMEEEFVANQERLKPQEEKAEEDRSKVDDLRGSPMSVGNLEELIDENHAIVSSSVGPEYYVGILSFVDKDQLEPGCAILMHNKVLSVVGLLQDEVDPMVSVMKVEKAPLESYADIGGLDAQIQEIKEAVELPLTHPELYEDIGIKPPKGVILYGEPGTGKTLLAKAVANSTSATFLRVVGSELIQKYLGDGPKLVRELFRVADDLSPSIVFIDEIDAVGTKRYDAHSGGEREIQRTMLELLNQLDGFDSRGDVKVILATNRIESLDPALLRPGRIDRKIEFPLPDIKTRRRIFTIHTSRMTLADDVNLEEFVMTKDEFSGADIKAICTEAGLLALRERRMKVTHADFKKAKDKVMFKKKEGVPEGLYM; encoded by the exons ATGGGTCAAGGAACACCAGGCGGTTTGAACCGGCAAGGTTTACCGGGTGACCGGAAACCAGACGGCAGCGACAAGAAGGACAAGAAATTCGAACCAGCCGCACCACCGGCACGTGTCGGTCGCAAACAGCGGAAACAAAAAGGTCCAGAGTCGGCGGCGAGGTTACCGACGGTAACGCCTCTATCGAAGTGCAAACTAAGGCTCTTAAAACTTGAACGAATCAAAGACTATTTGTTGATGGAAGAAGAATTTGTAGCGAATCAGGAACGGCTCAAACCTCAGGAAGAGAAAGCTGAAGAGGATAGATCTAAGGTCGATGATCTTAGAGGTTCGCCTATGAGTGTTGGTAACCTTGAAGAACTTATTGATGAGAATCACGCCATTGTTTCTTCTTCGGTTGGACCCGAATATTATGTTGGAATTTTGTCTTTTGTTGATAAGGATCAGTTAGAACCTGGATGCGCTATTTTGATGCATAACAAG GTTCTTTCTGTTGTTGGGCTTCTTCAAGACGAAGTTGATCCAATGGTCTCTGTCATGAAGGTTGAGAAGGCTCCTTTGGAATCATATGCTGACATTGGTGGTTTAGATGCCCAGATACAGGAAATTAAAGAAGCAGTCGAGCTTCCCCTGACACATCCGGAACTGTATGAAGATATTGGTATCAAGCCTCCAAAGGGAGTCATTTTATATGGAGAACCTGGAACCGGGAAGACATTGCTTGCAAAG GCTGTGGCCAACTCAACATCAGCAACATTCTTACGTGTTGTTGGTAGTGAATTGATACAAAAATACTTAGGAGATGGTCCCAAACTTGTGAGGGAACTTTTTCGAGTTGCTGAtgatctttctccttctattgtCTTCATTGATGAAATTGACGCTGTTGGTACAAAGAG GTATGATGCTCACTCAGGTGGAGAGCGGGAAATTCAAAGGACCATGTTGGAGTTGCTGAACCAGTTAGATGGTTTTGATTCCAGAGGAGATGTAAAAGTTATTCTCGCAACCAACAGAATTGAAAGCCTTGATCCAGCTCTATTGCGACCTGGTCGAATAGACAGGAAGATTGAATTTCCTCTCCCTGACATCAAAACAAGGAGACGCATTTTCACG ATACACACATCAAGAATGACACTAGCTGATGATGTCAATTTAGAAGAATTTGTTATGACTAAGGATGAGTTCTCTGGAGCTGATATAAAAGCAATATGTACCGAAGCTGGCTTACTTGCTTTACGAGAACGACGAATGAAG GTTACGCATGCGGATTTTAAGAAGGCAAAAGATAAAGTTATGTTTAAGAAGAAAGAAGGCGTGCCCGAAGGATTATATATGTGA